A genomic window from Herbiconiux aconitum includes:
- the purE gene encoding 5-(carboxyamino)imidazole ribonucleotide mutase: MPEQNPVVGVVMGSDSDFTVMSDAVQVLADFGVPYEVQVVSAHRTPEKMIAYGKTARERGLKVIIAGAGGAAHLPGMLASVTTLPVVGVPVPLSRLDGLDSLLSIVQMPAGIPVATVSIGGAKNAALIAVSILSTSDDGLAEKLTTYRTELSELVERKNSDLQARL; the protein is encoded by the coding sequence ATGCCCGAACAGAATCCCGTCGTGGGCGTCGTCATGGGGTCGGATTCCGATTTCACCGTCATGAGCGACGCCGTGCAGGTGCTCGCCGACTTCGGCGTGCCCTACGAGGTACAGGTCGTCTCGGCGCACCGCACTCCCGAGAAGATGATCGCCTACGGCAAGACCGCCCGTGAGCGCGGCCTCAAGGTGATCATCGCCGGGGCCGGCGGGGCGGCGCACCTGCCGGGCATGCTGGCATCCGTCACCACGCTTCCCGTCGTGGGGGTTCCGGTGCCGCTCTCGCGACTCGATGGCCTCGACTCTCTGCTCTCCATCGTGCAGATGCCTGCCGGCATCCCGGTCGCAACCGTCTCGATCGGCGGCGCGAAGAACGCCGCGCTCATCGCTGTCAGCATCCTGTCGACTTCGGATGATGGGCTTGCTGAGAAGCTGACCACCTACCGCACCGAGCTCAGCGAGCTCGTCGAACG
- a CDS encoding 5-(carboxyamino)imidazole ribonucleotide synthase, producing MTFVVGVVGGGQLARMMVPPAVELGIEIRVLAETEGMSASLAATAVGDYTDLETVRAFARGVDVLTFDHEHVPQSVLRALVDDGVQVHPGPDALQYAQDKLRMRERLGELGIPMPDWARVENAEQLDAFIAEHGGQAVVKTARGGYDGKGVRVVSAAAQVEEWFLALDEDGRGGALLAEELVDFRRELSQLVARRPSGDITLWPVVESIQRDGVCAEVIAPAPGSAGKVAEMAAQIGTTIAAELGVTGVLAVELFETTDERILVNELAMRPHNTGHWTIDGSTTSQFEQHLRAVLDLPFGATGYRDPWSVMVNILGGPTEKTLDEATTLAMADQPAAKIHLYGKAPRPGRKIGHVTASGEELDEVAFQARAAAAFFQD from the coding sequence GTGACTTTCGTAGTGGGCGTTGTGGGCGGCGGACAGTTGGCGCGGATGATGGTTCCGCCTGCGGTGGAGCTCGGCATCGAGATCCGGGTGCTTGCCGAGACCGAGGGGATGTCGGCCTCTCTCGCGGCGACCGCCGTGGGCGACTACACCGACCTCGAGACGGTGCGGGCCTTCGCGCGCGGCGTGGACGTGCTCACCTTCGACCACGAGCACGTGCCGCAGTCGGTGCTCCGTGCCCTCGTCGACGACGGCGTGCAGGTGCACCCGGGCCCAGATGCCCTCCAGTACGCGCAGGACAAACTGCGGATGCGCGAACGACTCGGCGAGCTCGGCATCCCGATGCCCGACTGGGCTCGCGTCGAGAACGCCGAGCAGCTCGACGCCTTCATCGCCGAACACGGCGGCCAGGCCGTTGTGAAGACGGCACGCGGAGGCTACGACGGCAAAGGCGTGCGGGTGGTCTCGGCGGCCGCGCAGGTGGAGGAGTGGTTCCTCGCCCTCGATGAAGACGGCCGCGGGGGAGCGTTGCTCGCCGAGGAGCTGGTCGACTTCCGCCGGGAACTCTCCCAGCTCGTCGCCCGTCGTCCGAGCGGCGACATCACGCTGTGGCCCGTCGTCGAGTCGATCCAGAGAGACGGTGTCTGCGCCGAGGTCATAGCCCCTGCTCCCGGTTCGGCCGGCAAGGTGGCCGAGATGGCCGCCCAGATCGGCACCACGATCGCCGCGGAGCTCGGCGTCACAGGAGTGCTCGCGGTCGAGCTGTTCGAGACGACGGATGAACGCATCCTGGTGAACGAGTTAGCCATGCGTCCGCACAACACCGGTCACTGGACCATCGACGGCTCCACCACCAGCCAGTTCGAGCAGCACCTCCGCGCGGTGCTCGACCTTCCGTTCGGCGCGACCGGCTACCGCGACCCGTGGTCGGTGATGGTGAACATCCTGGGCGGCCCCACCGAGAAGACGCTCGACGAGGCGACGACCCTGGCGATGGCCGACCAGCCTGCCGCGAAGATCCACCTCTACGGCAAAGCGCCCCGCCCGGGCCGCAAGATCGGTCACGTCACGGCGAGCGGCGAGGAGCTCGACGAGGTTGCGTTCCAGGCGCGTGCCGCTGCGGCCTTCTTCCAGGACTGA
- a CDS encoding PH domain-containing protein, translating into MARRTDETDSFTSVVRGPGPVLSATQPGSSRSPQGARRGDKPGHGDGTYPPGATPSRNDPAATERFGWGAANVDPGYTTSVEPLRPTAPEVVLLRTRPHARRLTLSVLVLFATVTAFGYFGGRFPEEWQNWTALAVACALVFFVTLLPFLAWLGHRYTVTTRRIIARRGILVRQRQDVYLARVTDVRLRRTPLQAAFASGDVRVVAGPDLTLVLRDVPSARLVADLLGDLTEHPTPPSHLPLQ; encoded by the coding sequence ATGGCCAGGCGCACCGACGAGACGGACTCCTTCACCTCCGTCGTGCGCGGGCCGGGCCCCGTGCTTTCCGCAACCCAGCCCGGGTCGTCGCGATCGCCGCAGGGCGCTCGGCGCGGCGACAAGCCGGGGCACGGTGACGGCACCTACCCGCCGGGAGCGACGCCGTCGCGCAACGACCCGGCCGCGACCGAGCGATTCGGCTGGGGTGCGGCGAACGTCGACCCCGGCTACACCACCTCGGTCGAGCCGCTGCGTCCGACGGCGCCCGAGGTCGTGCTGCTGCGCACCCGTCCGCACGCCCGCCGTCTCACCCTCTCGGTTCTGGTGCTCTTCGCCACCGTCACCGCCTTCGGCTACTTCGGCGGCCGCTTCCCCGAGGAGTGGCAGAACTGGACCGCTCTAGCCGTCGCCTGCGCCCTCGTCTTCTTCGTCACTCTCCTGCCTTTCCTGGCGTGGCTCGGCCACCGCTACACCGTCACCACGCGTCGCATCATCGCGCGACGCGGCATCCTGGTTCGTCAGCGACAGGATGTCTACCTCGCGCGGGTGACGGATGTGCGCCTCCGCCGCACCCCGCTCCAGGCCGCATTCGCGTCGGGCGATGTGCGGGTGGTGGCGGGGCCGGATCTCACCCTTGTGCTCCGCGACGTGCCGTCGGCGCGGCTCGTGGCCGACCTGTTGGGTGATCTCACGGAGCACCCCACCCCGCCGTCGCATCTGCCGTTGCAGTAG
- a CDS encoding biotin--[acetyl-CoA-carboxylase] ligase, protein MEKPASPPALPLSRAVAPRLEWMAQVGSTNDVLVQAATGPSASEWPDLAVVATDNQVSGRGRLGRVWTAPPGRALAISVLLRPRGASGDLVPVDRYGMLPLLAGVAMARVVTGLVQTARIHTAHRLARETVSLKWPNDVLIGEKKVSGILGELLSTGQGLVIGAGVNLTLTASELPTPTSTSLLVAGVEHPSPDAVMAGYLRDFGMLYERWLEHDGDPVASGLLDDVTRITGTIGRAVRVELPGGVFRTGVARGVDETGRLIVDDSEGGSPLVVSAGDVTHLRHDDGLNGETR, encoded by the coding sequence ATGGAAAAGCCTGCGTCGCCGCCCGCCCTGCCGCTGTCCCGTGCCGTCGCACCCCGGCTGGAGTGGATGGCGCAGGTGGGCTCCACGAACGATGTGCTCGTGCAGGCGGCCACCGGTCCGTCGGCCTCGGAGTGGCCGGATCTCGCCGTGGTCGCCACCGACAACCAGGTGTCGGGCCGCGGGCGCCTCGGCCGCGTCTGGACCGCGCCTCCCGGCCGCGCACTCGCGATCTCGGTGCTGCTGCGGCCGCGCGGCGCATCCGGAGACCTCGTGCCGGTCGACCGCTACGGGATGCTGCCGCTGCTCGCGGGGGTGGCGATGGCCCGCGTGGTGACGGGCCTGGTGCAGACCGCGCGCATCCACACCGCCCACAGGCTCGCCCGCGAGACCGTGAGCCTGAAGTGGCCGAACGACGTGCTGATCGGCGAGAAGAAGGTGTCGGGCATTCTCGGCGAGCTGCTGTCGACCGGGCAGGGTCTCGTGATCGGCGCGGGCGTGAACCTCACGCTCACCGCCTCGGAGCTGCCGACGCCGACGTCGACGTCGTTGCTGGTGGCCGGGGTGGAGCATCCGTCGCCCGATGCCGTGATGGCCGGCTACCTGCGCGACTTCGGCATGCTCTACGAGCGCTGGCTGGAGCACGACGGCGACCCGGTGGCGAGCGGCCTGCTCGATGACGTGACGCGGATCACCGGAACGATCGGCCGCGCGGTGCGCGTCGAGCTTCCCGGCGGGGTGTTCCGTACGGGGGTCGCCCGGGGCGTCGACGAGACGGGACGACTCATCGTCGACGACTCCGAAGGCGGTTCGCCGCTCGTGGTCTCGGCAGGCGATGTGACGCATCTCCGGCACGACGACGGGCTAAACGGCGAAACGCGGTAA
- a CDS encoding acyl-CoA carboxylase subunit beta: MTEDLTPQPDLYTTAGKLADLKNRYHEAVTASGEAAIEKQHKRGKKTARERIEQLLDHGSFVEIDEFVRHRTHAFGMEKSRPYGDAVVTGTGTIHGRQVAVYAQDFTIFGGSLGEVAGEKIIKVMDLALKTGVPIIGMLDSGGARIQEGVVALGKYGEIFRRNTAASGVIPQISIIMGPAAGGAVYSPALTDFVIMVDKTSQMFVTGPDVIKTVTGEDVGMEELGGALTHNKISGVSHFLASDEDDALDYARALLSYLPDNNLAELPVYDSVAELEITDADRKLNTIVPDSPNQPYDVHTVIEHLVDDGEFLETQPLYAPNIVVGFARIEGRSIGIVANQPNAMAGTLNIEAGEKAARFVRFCDAFSIPILTLVDVPGYLPGTDQEWTGVIRRGAKLLYAYAEATVPLVTVILRKAYGGAYIVMGSKQLGADMNLAWPTAEIAVMGGQGAVNILYRGEIKRAEEAGEDVAAVRTKLANEYTYNVASPFLAAERGELDGVIEPAATRVAVTKALRALKTKRASLPPKKHGNIPL; this comes from the coding sequence GTGACCGAAGATCTGACCCCCCAGCCCGACTTGTACACGACGGCGGGCAAGCTGGCCGACCTCAAGAACCGCTATCACGAGGCCGTGACGGCATCGGGCGAAGCCGCCATCGAGAAGCAGCACAAGCGCGGCAAGAAGACCGCTCGCGAGCGCATCGAGCAGCTGCTCGACCACGGCTCCTTCGTCGAGATCGACGAGTTCGTGCGCCACCGCACCCACGCCTTCGGCATGGAGAAGTCGCGCCCCTACGGCGATGCCGTGGTCACCGGCACCGGCACCATCCACGGCCGGCAGGTGGCGGTCTACGCGCAGGACTTCACCATCTTCGGCGGCTCGCTCGGCGAGGTCGCCGGCGAGAAGATCATCAAGGTGATGGACCTCGCGCTGAAGACCGGCGTGCCCATCATCGGCATGCTCGACTCCGGTGGCGCCCGCATTCAGGAAGGCGTCGTGGCGCTCGGCAAGTACGGCGAGATCTTCCGCCGCAACACGGCAGCATCCGGCGTCATCCCGCAGATCTCCATCATCATGGGCCCGGCGGCCGGCGGCGCGGTGTACTCCCCCGCGCTCACCGACTTCGTGATCATGGTCGACAAGACCTCGCAGATGTTCGTCACGGGCCCGGATGTCATCAAGACCGTCACCGGCGAAGACGTCGGCATGGAGGAGCTCGGCGGCGCGCTCACCCACAACAAGATCTCGGGCGTCTCGCACTTCCTGGCGTCGGATGAAGACGACGCCCTCGACTACGCCCGCGCCCTGCTCAGCTATCTGCCCGACAACAACCTCGCCGAGCTGCCGGTCTACGACTCGGTTGCCGAGCTCGAGATCACGGATGCCGACCGCAAGCTGAACACCATCGTGCCCGACAGCCCGAACCAGCCCTACGACGTGCACACCGTGATCGAACACCTCGTCGACGACGGCGAGTTCCTCGAGACACAGCCCCTCTACGCACCCAACATCGTGGTGGGCTTCGCGCGCATCGAGGGCCGCTCGATCGGCATCGTGGCCAACCAGCCGAACGCCATGGCCGGCACCCTCAACATCGAGGCCGGTGAGAAGGCCGCCCGCTTCGTGCGGTTCTGCGACGCGTTCTCGATCCCGATCCTCACCCTCGTCGACGTGCCCGGCTACCTGCCCGGCACCGACCAGGAGTGGACGGGCGTCATCCGCCGCGGCGCCAAGCTGCTCTACGCCTACGCCGAGGCCACCGTGCCGCTCGTGACCGTCATCCTGCGCAAGGCCTACGGCGGGGCGTACATCGTGATGGGGTCGAAGCAGCTGGGCGCCGACATGAACCTCGCCTGGCCCACCGCAGAGATCGCGGTGATGGGCGGGCAAGGCGCGGTGAACATCCTGTACCGCGGCGAGATCAAGCGCGCCGAGGAGGCGGGCGAGGATGTCGCGGCCGTGCGCACCAAGCTCGCGAACGAGTACACGTACAACGTGGCGTCGCCGTTCTTGGCGGCGGAGCGTGGCGAGCTCGACGGCGTGATCGAGCCGGCAGCCACCCGGGTCGCTGTCACGAAGGCCCTCCGTGCGCTGAAGACCAAGCGCGCTTCGCTGCCTCCGAAGAAGCACGGGAACATTCCGCTCTGA
- a CDS encoding M1 family metallopeptidase, with protein sequence MPTCELAATGMETGLLLPAAAIALLGIGVGTAAVLTRKGKRRAALLGVVPVIVAGLVVTGTPAPSFANAGSGCVAEAPAGGGVPVVPPVTPPATEFTAGAVGIGDPYFPLDGNGGYDVGDYDLDLAYDPTTGSITGTATITATATQNLSAFNLDLDGLAVSSVAVDGAPATWTSASTPISIVTGQPLVPGSGDGEATPPRTEVTVTPPAGIPSGLPFTTVVEYGGVPTTIDDAYGISGVFHQADGGALIVGQPRVAATWFPASDHPADKATLTVTMSAPSEFTVVGNGHLVSQTPVGANTEWTWRSDQPMAPYLATASIGDYELTSFSQDGIDYWNAIDEDLYDIPADDDDPTGPSAGEAAASIFADEPEVIDFLSSVFGPYPFTEAGGIAADQPDLQFALENQTRPIYGAWAFSSLDDPSVVVHELAHQWYGDSLAMHRWSDIWLNEGFATYAEWLWAEHDGGDTPAVQAQAIYDGIQADDEFWTVEVADPGSANIFADATYDRGAMTLQALRNAVGDDAFFAIIQGWAAENAGGNVSTDQFIAYAEQVSGQDLTALFDTWIYSTGKPPVAP encoded by the coding sequence GTGCCGACCTGCGAGCTCGCCGCCACCGGAATGGAAACGGGGCTGCTGCTGCCGGCCGCCGCCATCGCTTTGCTCGGCATCGGGGTGGGAACCGCCGCTGTGCTGACTCGCAAAGGCAAACGCCGCGCCGCCCTGCTAGGGGTGGTGCCGGTGATCGTGGCCGGTCTCGTGGTGACCGGAACTCCTGCTCCGTCGTTCGCGAACGCGGGCTCCGGATGCGTGGCCGAGGCCCCGGCAGGAGGCGGCGTTCCCGTCGTGCCCCCGGTCACCCCGCCCGCCACCGAGTTCACGGCCGGCGCCGTGGGCATCGGCGACCCCTACTTCCCGCTCGACGGCAACGGCGGGTACGACGTGGGCGATTACGACCTCGACCTCGCCTACGACCCCACGACGGGGTCGATCACTGGCACCGCTACGATCACAGCCACCGCCACGCAGAACCTCTCGGCCTTCAACCTCGACCTCGACGGGCTCGCCGTCTCGTCGGTCGCGGTCGACGGCGCGCCCGCCACCTGGACGTCGGCGAGCACCCCGATCAGCATCGTCACCGGTCAGCCCCTGGTGCCCGGCAGCGGCGACGGCGAGGCGACTCCGCCGCGCACCGAGGTCACCGTGACGCCGCCCGCCGGCATCCCGAGCGGCCTGCCGTTCACCACGGTCGTGGAATACGGCGGCGTGCCGACCACCATCGACGACGCCTACGGCATCTCCGGCGTCTTCCACCAGGCAGACGGCGGCGCCCTGATCGTCGGGCAGCCGCGAGTCGCGGCGACCTGGTTCCCGGCCAGCGATCACCCGGCCGACAAGGCCACTCTCACGGTCACGATGTCGGCGCCGAGCGAATTCACCGTGGTCGGCAACGGCCACCTGGTCTCGCAGACCCCGGTCGGTGCGAACACGGAATGGACCTGGCGCTCCGACCAGCCGATGGCCCCCTACCTCGCCACCGCCTCCATCGGCGACTACGAGCTCACCTCCTTCAGTCAGGACGGCATCGACTACTGGAACGCGATCGACGAGGATCTCTACGACATCCCCGCCGACGACGACGACCCCACCGGCCCCAGCGCCGGCGAAGCAGCGGCGTCGATTTTCGCTGACGAGCCCGAGGTCATCGACTTCCTCTCCAGCGTCTTCGGCCCCTACCCCTTCACCGAGGCCGGCGGTATCGCCGCCGACCAGCCCGACCTCCAGTTCGCCCTCGAGAACCAGACCCGCCCGATTTACGGAGCCTGGGCCTTCAGCAGCCTCGACGACCCGAGCGTCGTCGTTCACGAGCTGGCCCACCAGTGGTATGGCGACAGCCTCGCCATGCACCGCTGGAGCGACATCTGGCTCAACGAGGGCTTCGCCACCTACGCCGAGTGGCTCTGGGCCGAGCACGACGGCGGAGACACCCCGGCGGTGCAGGCTCAAGCAATCTATGACGGCATCCAGGCCGACGACGAGTTCTGGACTGTCGAGGTCGCCGATCCCGGTTCGGCGAACATCTTCGCCGACGCCACCTACGACCGAGGTGCGATGACCTTACAAGCCCTCCGCAACGCCGTCGGCGACGACGCGTTCTTCGCAATCATCCAGGGCTGGGCCGCTGAGAACGCCGGCGGCAACGTCAGCACCGACCAGTTCATCGCCTACGCCGAGCAGGTCTCAGGCCAAGACCTCACGGCCCTCTTCGACACCTGGATCTACTCCACAGGCAAGCCCCCGGTCGCCCCGTAA
- the galE gene encoding UDP-glucose 4-epimerase GalE, translating to MTWLVTGGAGYIGSHVVAALRAADMSCVVLDDLSSGHAEFVPADVPFVRGSILDAALVRSTLAEHEVTGVIHIAGFKYAGVSVQRPLHTYEQNVTGMAVLLKEMQDAGIDRAVFSSSAAVYGTPPTDIVTEDTPKNPESPYGESKLIGEWLLRDQGVAAGLRHTSLRYFNVVGSGSINLYDTSPHNLFPLVFDALLAGRTPKINGTDYPTPDGTCVRDYIHVADLALAHVEAARKLDDGALLLPAYNLGSGDGVSVREIMTAVADATGIAFEPESAPRRPGDPARIVASGELAARDLGWAMRHTLDQMVTSAWQAREAAAAA from the coding sequence ATGACCTGGCTAGTCACCGGCGGAGCAGGCTACATCGGATCGCACGTCGTCGCGGCACTGCGCGCGGCAGACATGAGTTGCGTCGTGCTCGACGACCTCTCGAGCGGCCACGCCGAGTTCGTGCCGGCCGACGTTCCCTTCGTGCGCGGCAGCATCCTCGACGCCGCGTTGGTGCGCAGCACCCTCGCCGAGCACGAGGTGACCGGGGTCATCCACATCGCCGGCTTCAAGTACGCGGGCGTCTCGGTGCAGCGCCCTCTGCACACCTACGAGCAGAACGTGACCGGCATGGCGGTGCTCTTGAAGGAGATGCAGGACGCCGGCATCGACCGCGCCGTCTTCTCCTCCAGCGCCGCGGTCTACGGCACCCCGCCCACCGACATCGTGACCGAGGACACCCCGAAGAACCCGGAGAGCCCCTACGGCGAGTCGAAGCTGATCGGCGAATGGCTGCTGCGCGACCAGGGTGTCGCCGCGGGCCTCCGCCACACCTCGCTGCGGTACTTCAACGTCGTCGGATCGGGCAGCATCAACCTCTACGACACCAGCCCGCACAACCTCTTCCCGCTGGTGTTCGACGCCCTGCTGGCCGGTCGAACCCCCAAGATCAACGGCACCGATTACCCCACCCCCGACGGCACCTGCGTGCGCGACTACATCCATGTCGCCGACCTCGCGCTCGCCCACGTCGAAGCGGCGCGCAAGCTCGACGACGGTGCGTTGCTCCTCCCGGCCTACAACCTCGGTTCGGGCGACGGTGTCTCGGTGCGCGAGATCATGACGGCGGTCGCGGATGCCACCGGCATCGCCTTCGAGCCGGAGTCGGCTCCGCGCCGCCCCGGTGACCCGGCGCGAATCGTCGCCTCCGGCGAACTGGCCGCTCGCGACCTCGGCTGGGCAATGCGCCACACTCTTGACCAGATGGTTACCTCGGCCTGGCAGGCGCGAGAGGCCGCAGCTGCGGCTTGA
- a CDS encoding phosphatidylglycerol lysyltransferase domain-containing protein — MRNTITFARRYLATIPLSIGFAVLILVTALITGTFFGAASEVTQNTWAAGVTTVIDMGNWWTVFTALFIPWDPFQLVGDILAALILLGVAERLLGRRRLVPVFLVTGLLGVGLGVLVQWIGSLAGEWWADGTSFDLTVDPLTPIVGSLLAASSFMGPLWRRRVRLVTFGFLIMFALYDGDTSTVYRLIAAVAGLVIGHFLSARRRRGVVFLRSSFGEVRVLIAAVVLITAVGPLVSLINPDGTGAFGLAGSLYGDIFPTAADIKTFCATATTGVCDDFSRLGALGGVGPVVQTFVPLALLLVSAWGLRRGRRFALWLGIVTNLAMIALALVFLGLVASLTSIVDDTTPLEPIDVGEYVVWGGSTVAVPAAVVVLLVVTRKRFALRAPREAFIRFLVIVVGAFLALSLVNVVVGMFTLDSFTPPGTTVVELVLDLPRRFLPVTLVGITGDVLIPAGGVTLFLFQWIGPVFWLVFTIASIQLLTASEHTVSVGDHQRIRALLRRGGGGTLGWMTTWPGNVYWFNETKDAAVAYRVINGVAITMSDPVCRDGAEKQTIEAFVAYCDAHSWVPVFYSVHEQYIPVFEGMGWQFMSVGEETLMHPQSLEMTGKSWQNVRSSLNKGVREGMTTVWTTYDELSRPMVAQINAISEAWVSEKELPEMGFTLGALEEIKDPDVAIMLALDSEGRIAAVTSWLPMYRDGVAVGYTLDFMRRADGSMPGVMEYLIASSALHMKELGVEVLSLSGAPLAQPPVPKGEEPPAPTVMTELSDFLARTLEPAYGFSSLFKFKAKFNPTYSTIYMAYPDPLALPTIGGAIGRAYLPSMSPKEAMSLVRTLVR; from the coding sequence ATGAGGAACACCATCACGTTCGCGAGGCGATACCTCGCCACCATTCCCCTCAGCATCGGCTTCGCCGTGCTCATCCTGGTGACCGCGCTCATCACCGGCACCTTCTTCGGGGCGGCCTCCGAGGTCACGCAGAACACCTGGGCGGCCGGCGTCACCACGGTCATCGACATGGGCAATTGGTGGACGGTGTTCACCGCCCTCTTCATCCCCTGGGACCCGTTCCAGCTCGTGGGCGACATCCTCGCCGCCCTGATCCTGCTCGGAGTCGCCGAACGCCTGCTCGGCCGCCGCCGCCTCGTGCCGGTGTTCCTCGTCACCGGCCTGCTCGGAGTGGGACTCGGAGTGCTCGTGCAGTGGATCGGATCGCTGGCCGGGGAGTGGTGGGCCGACGGCACGAGCTTCGACCTCACCGTCGATCCGCTCACGCCCATCGTGGGCTCCCTGCTGGCCGCCAGTTCGTTCATGGGCCCGCTCTGGCGGCGCCGGGTGCGGCTGGTCACGTTCGGCTTCCTCATCATGTTCGCCCTCTACGACGGCGACACCTCGACCGTCTACCGGCTCATCGCGGCCGTCGCCGGTCTCGTCATCGGACACTTCTTGAGTGCGCGGCGTCGTCGTGGCGTGGTGTTCCTCCGCAGCTCCTTCGGTGAGGTGCGGGTCTTGATCGCGGCCGTCGTGCTGATCACCGCGGTGGGCCCGCTGGTGAGCCTGATCAACCCCGACGGCACCGGCGCCTTCGGGCTCGCCGGAAGCCTCTACGGCGACATCTTCCCGACCGCCGCCGACATCAAGACCTTCTGCGCCACAGCTACCACGGGGGTCTGCGACGACTTCAGCCGGCTCGGCGCGCTCGGTGGCGTGGGGCCGGTGGTGCAGACCTTCGTGCCGTTGGCGCTCCTGCTGGTCTCGGCCTGGGGGCTGCGCCGTGGGCGCCGTTTCGCGCTCTGGCTCGGCATCGTCACGAACCTCGCGATGATCGCGCTCGCGCTGGTGTTCCTCGGCCTCGTCGCCTCGCTCACGTCGATCGTCGACGACACCACGCCGCTCGAGCCGATCGACGTCGGCGAGTACGTCGTGTGGGGCGGGTCGACGGTCGCCGTGCCGGCCGCCGTGGTCGTGCTGCTCGTCGTGACGCGCAAGCGGTTCGCGTTGCGGGCGCCGCGGGAAGCCTTCATCCGTTTCCTCGTCATCGTGGTCGGGGCGTTCCTCGCGCTGTCGCTCGTGAACGTGGTCGTCGGGATGTTCACCCTCGACAGCTTCACGCCCCCCGGCACGACCGTGGTGGAGCTGGTGCTCGACCTGCCCCGGAGGTTCCTGCCGGTGACGCTCGTGGGCATCACCGGCGACGTGCTCATTCCGGCGGGCGGAGTGACGCTCTTCCTCTTCCAGTGGATCGGGCCGGTGTTCTGGCTGGTGTTCACCATCGCCTCGATCCAACTGCTCACGGCGAGCGAGCACACGGTCTCGGTGGGCGATCACCAGCGCATCCGGGCCCTGCTCCGCCGGGGTGGCGGCGGCACCCTCGGGTGGATGACCACGTGGCCCGGCAACGTCTACTGGTTCAACGAGACCAAGGATGCGGCGGTCGCCTATCGGGTGATCAACGGGGTCGCCATCACGATGTCCGACCCGGTCTGCCGCGATGGCGCCGAGAAGCAGACGATCGAGGCGTTCGTGGCCTACTGCGACGCGCACAGTTGGGTGCCCGTGTTCTACAGCGTGCACGAGCAGTACATCCCGGTTTTCGAGGGCATGGGGTGGCAATTCATGTCGGTGGGCGAAGAGACGCTGATGCATCCGCAGTCGCTCGAGATGACGGGCAAGTCGTGGCAGAACGTGCGCTCGTCGCTCAACAAGGGCGTGCGCGAGGGGATGACGACCGTCTGGACCACGTACGACGAGCTCTCCCGCCCCATGGTCGCGCAGATCAACGCGATCTCGGAGGCGTGGGTGTCGGAGAAGGAGCTGCCCGAGATGGGGTTCACGCTCGGCGCGCTGGAGGAGATCAAAGACCCGGATGTCGCGATCATGCTGGCCCTCGATTCCGAGGGTCGCATCGCGGCGGTCACCAGTTGGCTGCCGATGTATCGCGACGGCGTCGCCGTGGGGTACACCCTCGACTTCATGCGCCGCGCCGACGGGTCGATGCCCGGGGTGATGGAGTACCTCATCGCGTCGTCGGCGTTGCACATGAAAGAACTCGGCGTCGAGGTGCTCAGCCTGTCGGGCGCGCCGCTGGCGCAGCCGCCTGTGCCGAAGGGCGAGGAGCCGCCTGCGCCGACGGTGATGACCGAGCTCTCCGACTTCCTCGCACGCACCCTCGAACCCGCCTACGGCTTCTCGTCGCTGTTCAAGTTCAAGGCCAAGTTCAACCCCACCTACTCCACCATCTACATGGCCTATCCCGACCCGCTCGCGCTGCCGACGATCGGCGGCGCGATCGGCCGCGCCTACCTGCCCTCGATGTCGCCGAAGGAGGCCATGTCGTTGGTGCGCACGCTCGTGCGCTGA
- a CDS encoding acyl-CoA carboxylase subunit epsilon, producing MNDEDSTSAEQPALQVLTTGISHEELAAVTAVVESAVADELAELHDDVQIGPSAWQRSQRSMRSPVHPGPSAWRSFSGIPR from the coding sequence GTGAACGACGAGGATTCGACTTCCGCCGAGCAGCCGGCGCTCCAGGTGCTGACGACCGGCATCAGCCACGAAGAGCTGGCCGCCGTGACCGCGGTGGTCGAGTCCGCCGTCGCGGACGAGCTGGCCGAGTTGCACGACGACGTGCAGATCGGGCCATCCGCCTGGCAGCGCAGTCAGCGTTCGATGCGCAGCCCCGTGCATCCTGGGCCCTCCGCCTGGCGGTCGTTCAGCGGCATCCCTCGCTGA